The Oryzias melastigma strain HK-1 linkage group LG13, ASM292280v2, whole genome shotgun sequence genome window below encodes:
- the LOC112149710 gene encoding claudin-8 has protein sequence MVQGVSELAAMCVGVIGLIGAAATTGLPMWKVTAFIEENIIVMETRWEGLWMNCYRQANIRMQCKVYDSLLYLPSELQAARGLMCCSVALSSLGLCAALLGMRCVSCFQSNILVKNIILLVAGAMQLMASLCVFIPVSWTGHVIIRDFYNPLLIDAQRRELGEALYIGWVTGALLFASSLLFLCRRVPVKKDSFDVYRPVNLMNQEPPVATSKPSSMIYEPISSVPSLEPTYQHFVSNNGSIGQQFAVPLQSVPPVMASQRSLVNPSFIYNPPRPESVPFFYQGSIAQPSPMHSLNHNAGMFTPANSLYMSHNYPSNATSSFQSSFHPRSQTPVFITYKKSMVLPESYNGSSPGLYI, from the coding sequence ATGGTTCAAGGTGTGTCTGAGTTGGCTGCCATGTGCGTTGGAGTTATTGGGCTGATTGGAGCAGCGGCCACGACCGGTTTGCCCATGTGGAAGGTGACGGCTTTCATTGAGGAGAACATTATCGTGATGGAGACCCGCTGGGAGGGCTTGTGGATGAACTGCTACCGCCAAGCCAACATCCGGATGCAGTGTAAGGTCTACGACTCCCTGCTTTACCTGCCCTCGGAGCTGCAGGCGGCCAGAGGCTTGATGTGCTGCTCTGTGGCCTTGTCAAGTTTGGGGCTCTGTGCGGCTCTATTAGGCATGAGATGCGTCTCCTGCTTTCAGAGTAACATATTGGTGAAAAACATCATCCTCTTGGTGGCAGGAGCCATGCAGCTCATGGCCTCGCTGTGTGTTTTTATCCCCGTGTCTTGGACCGGTCATGTCATCATTAGAGATTTCTACAATCCCCTGCTGATTGATGCTCAAAGAAGAGAGCTTGGAGAGGCTCTGTACATTGGTTGGGTGACTGGTGCCTTACTGTTTGCCTCATCGTTGTTATTCCTCTGCCGTCGTGTCCCCGTGAAAAAAGACTCGTTTGATGTTTATCGTCCTGTTAACTTAATGAATCAAGAACCACCAGTAGCCACTAGCAAGCCATCATCAATGATTTATGAGCCCATCTCAAGCGTTCCCAGCCTGGAACCAACATACCAGCATTTTGTGTCGAACAATGGTTCTATCGGGCAGCAGTTTGCTGTTCCGCTGCAGAGTGTTCCACCAGTGATGGCGTCTCAAAGATCCCTGGTCAACCCGTCTTTCATTTACAACCCTCCTCGTCCTGAAAGTGTGCCCTTCTTCTATCAAGGCAGCATTGCTCAGCCATCTCCCATGCACAGTTTGAACCACAACGCAGGCATGTTCACCCCTGCAAACTCTCTGTATATGAGCCACAATTACCCAAGCAATGCCACTTCGTCCTTCCAGTCCAGTTTCCATCCCAGGTCACAAACTCCTGTTTTCATAACATACAAAAAGTCCATGGTTCTACCAGAGTCCTACAACGGGAGCAGCCCTGGACTGTacatataa
- the cldn8 gene encoding claudin-8 — protein sequence MANSTMEIVAVVLTLVGLIGAAASTGMPMWRVTAFIGENIIVMETRWEGLWMNCFRQANIRMQCKVYDSLLALPQDLQAARGLMCTALALCGIGILISVVGMQCTSCIMNNDRAKRLVLVIAGSLILMSCICVLIPVSWTGHVIIRDFYNPLLIDAQRRELGEALYIGWVASAFLFAGGCIFICCNIQSDEKDSRRYLYSKNADYKSYTPMPLQPQQLVMIPQARPQPMLSRQPSTVYSYNSRHELPPLQPQELVMIPQPQPQPMLSRQPSTIYSYNSRYPSVRSGVAYL from the coding sequence ATGGCCAACTCAACGATGGAGATTGTGGCTGTTGTGTTGACCTTGGTTGGGTTGATCGGGGCCGCTGCAAGCACCGGGATGCCTATGTGGCGGGTAACAGCCTTCATCGGAGAGAACATCATCGTGATGGAGACGCGCTGGGAGGGCTTGTGGATGAATTGCTTCCGACAGGCCAACATCAGGATGCAGTGCAAGGTGTATGACTCTCTCCTGGCTCTTCCCCAGGACCTACAGGCAGCTAGAGGCCTGATGTGCACTGCTCTCGCTCTGTGTGGAATAGGTATCCTGATCAGTGTGGTCGGGATGCAGTGCACGTCATGCATCATGAACAACGACAGAGCAAAGCGACTAGTCCTCGTTATCGCAGGAAGCTTGATATTAATGTCTTGCATCTGTGTCCTCATTCCCGTTTCTTGGACTGGCCATGTCATCATCAGGGACTTCTACAACCCTTTGCTGATCGACGCCCAGCGCAGGGAGCTTGGAGAAGCTCTCTACATCGGCTGGGTGGCCTCTGCTTTCTTATTCGCCGGCGGATGCATATTCATCTGTTGTAACATACAATCTGACGAGAAAGACTCACGGAGGTATTTGTATTCCAAGAACGCTGACTACAAGTCTTACACCCCAATGCCACTGCAGCCTCAGCAGCTGGTGATGATCCCTCAAGCACGACCTCAGCCGATGCTGTCCAGACAACCATCCACTGTCTACAGCTACAATTCAAGACACGAACTACCGCCTCTGCAGCCTCAGGAGCTGGTGATGATCCCTCAACCACAACCTCAGCCAATGCTGTCAAGACAACCATCGACCATCTACAGCTACAATTCAAGATACCCCTCTGTGCGCAGCGGAGTCGCTTATCTCTGA
- the zgc:110333 gene encoding claudin-8: MSVYTPYSGYTKPPLTYPASYYDEKQYQPYQPYTEGPPDSVDEEKRKIEKRKRRSAICCEVVALIIGFVGLIGVAAVTGLPMWKVTAFIQENIIVMETRWEGLWMNCYRQANIRMQCKVYDSLLYLPADLQAARGLMCASVAVTTLALIVSAVGMKCTKLVDHRARTKHVVLVAGGSLFLLGCATTLIPVSWTGHVIIQDFYNPLLIDAQRRELGEALYIGWVTSALLFTAGVILLCRHAPKTQIEEERVIYNEGSVYQPPYTYQPYTYQPQYSYQPAYSAPPGSVVYSAR, encoded by the coding sequence ATGAGCGTCTACACTCCCTACAGCGGCTACACCAAGCCACCTCTGACTTACCCGGCGAGCTACTACGATGAGAAGCAGTACCAGCCGTATCAGCCGTATACAGAAGGCCCCCCGGACTCCGTGGATGAGGAAAAGAGAAAGATTGAGAAGAGAAAGCGCCGAAGTGCCATCTGCTGTGAGGTGGTGGCCCTCATCATCGGGTTTGTCGGCCTTATTGGAGTAGCTGCCGTGACGGGTTTGCCTATGTGGAAGGTAACAGCCTTCATTCAGGAGAACATCATTGTGATGGAGACCCGCTGGGAAGGCTTGTGGATGAACTGCTACAGACAAGCTAATATCAGGATGCAGTGCAAAGTGTACGACTCCCTGCTGTATCTGCCCGCCGACCTCCAGGCTGCCAGAGGTCTGATGTGCGCCTCGGTAGCTGTGACCACCCTGGCCCTCATCGTCTCAGCAGTGGGGATGAAATGTACCAAACTGGTGGACCACCGCGCTCGCACCAAGCACGTGGTTCTCGTGGCAGGAGGCAGTCTCTTCCTCTTGGGCTGCGCCACCACCCTAATCCCCGTGTCCTGGACCGGCCATGTCATCATCCAAGACTTCTACAACCCCCTGCTGATCGATGCCCAGCGCAGAGAGCTGGGGGAGGCCCTTTACATCGGTTGGGTGACCTCGGCTTTGCTCTTCACCGCGGGAGTGATCCTGCTGTGCCGCCATGCTCCCAAGACCCAGATAGAAGAGGAACGTGTGATTTACAACGAGGGAAGCGTTTACCAGCCTCCATACACATACCAGCCGTACACCTACCAGCCACAATACAGCTACCAACCAGCTTATTCTGCACCTCCAGGGTCTGTGGTTTACAGTGCGCGTTAG
- the LOC112149400 gene encoding claudin-17-like, with protein MPSRWDILPMHLGIIGLIGAIAVTGLSTWKVFVFPSDSPDVTEELWEGLWITCHKYSELQVDCKPYDLDHDLTPELKASRWLMCFSIGVIVVALIITGSLFHETFSFCDTEKNKNVILAVGGILFWVSVLTLLIPVSWGRHSINGSDNGVDSQKWERGSAIYIGWASSAFLFLAGAILLIRWSNSVLLQSHSLDQRKGR; from the coding sequence ATGCCTTCCCGCTGGGACATTCTTCCGATGCACTTGGGCATCATTGGCCTGATTGGGGCCATAGCAGTAACTGGTTTGTCCACAtggaaagtttttgtttttcccagtGACAGTCCTGATGTCACAGAGGAACTGTGGGAAGGATTGTGGATAACCTGCCACAAATATTCTGAGCTCCAGGTGGATTGCAAGCCGTATGACTTGGACCATGATCTTACTCCAGAGCTGAAGGCGAGCAGATGGCTGATGTGCTTCTCCATTGGTGTGATTGTTGTTGCTTTGATCATCACAGGTTCGTTGTTTCACGAGACCTTTTCCTTTTGTGACACTGAGAAGAACAAGAACGTCATTCTGGCTGTTGGAGGAATCTTGTTTTGGGTTTCTGTTTTAACCCTGCTTATCCCTGTCAGCTGGGGGAGACACTCTATCAATGGGTCCGACAATGGAGTGGATTCTCAGAAATGGGAGAGGGGCTCAGCTATCTACATCGGCTGGGCCTCTTCAGCGTTCCTGTTCCTCGCTGGAGCAATCCTCCTGATCAGATGGAGCAATTCCGTTCTTCTTCAGAGTCATTCTCTTGATCAGAGGAAGGGACGTTAA
- the LOC112149895 gene encoding claudin-8-like codes for MKVKVEILALVLGVVSLVGTIAITALPTWKVSAFIGANLIVMEELQEGLWMTCYRHANFRMQCKAYDSLLILPGELQAGRGLMCLSIALVIFAIIVMTCGLKETSCCRDSIKKKNIVLAIGGSLYLVSCLTTLIPVCWVSHSIISDFYNPTMGDGQRRELGSAIYIGWATSLLLLITGVILLIRCSKRTTQEEEYYYEDDLPEGRDVQEKRSISLARITSSVQEYV; via the coding sequence ATGAAGGTCAAAGTGGAAATCTTAGCGTTGGTTCTGGGTGTCGTTAGCCTGGTTGGGACCATAGCAATCACCGCTTTACCCACATGGAAGGTTTCTGCTTTCATTGGTGCCAATCTCATCGTCATGGAGGAACTCCAGGAAGGATTGTGGATGACTTGCTACAGACACGCCAACTTCAGAATGCAGTGCAAGGCCTACGACTCGCTGCTGATTCTCCCCGGGGAGCTGCAGGCAGGCCGGGGGCTGATGTGCCTCTCCATAGCGCTGGTTATTTTTGCCATAATCGTCATGACTTGCGGGCTGAAAGAGACCTCTTGCTGCCGTGACAGTATTAAGAAAAAGAACATCGTGCTGGCCATTGGAGGAAGTTTGTATTTGGTTTCTTGTTTGACCACACTCATCCCTGTGTGCTGGGTGAGCCACTCCATCATCAGTGACTTCTACAATCCCACAATGGGGGACGGTCAGAGACGGGAGCTCGGGTCAGCCATCTACATCGGGTGGGCCACTTCACTGCTCCTGCTGATCACTGGAGTCATCCTCCTGATCCGATGCAGCAAACGGACAACACAGGAAGAGGAGTACTACTATGAAGATGACCTTCCAGAGGGGAGGGATGTCCAAGAGAAGAGGAGCATCTCACTAGCAAGGATAACATCCAGTGTTCAAGAATATGTCTAA